The DNA region CGTGAATTTTTGGTTATGTATTTAGCTTCAAATGAATTTTTAAGTGTTTCAGTTCACCTTGCGGAAATGGATGTGCATGTCATTCCGCGTCAACTGACAGACCGGATTAAATCATTCAGAGACGAATTTGATCCGATTCAAAATAGGAGTCGTTATGGAACGTCTAGTGGACATGGTAGTGATCCATTGCTCGGATTCAACTTGGGGGGACGCGGCAGTAATCAACCAGTGGCATCTGGAGAGAGGGTGGAGCGGGATAGGGTATCACGGGGTGTTCCTGAACGGCCACCGCACAAGCCGCGCAGAATATAATCCTGCCGAAGACGGCATACTTGAATCAGGCCGTCCGCTTAATGTGGTGGGAGCGCATTGCAAAGGACATAATAGCCGCTCAGTCGGGCTTTGCCTTATCGGGACGGATTCTTTCACCAATGCTCAGATGGATGCGGCTTATCAGAAAGTGCAGGAGCTTTTGCGACATTTTAATTTAGACCCTGATGCCGTTTATGGCCATTACGAACTGGATGACCATAAAACGTGTCCCAACATAGACATGGATATATTCAGGGAAAGGCTTTGGGAGCTGAGGTCATGATTCCCGTATCTCTGATTTTAGGTTTCTTCAGCGGTGGCAAGGGCAAGCTTGTAATCGGGCTTGTCGTTGCCCTTATTCTGACCGTTGCGATTGCGGGTGTGGCTATATGGATTTCATCCCTTAACACCGACATTGCAAAGCTTGAAAAAGCGAACGCTGAACTTAATGCGGACATAGCCGGTTACAAATTGGAAATAAGAACAGGGCAAACGGAAATTACCTTGCTTAAACAAAGTCGCAGTCAGTCCACGCGGGTGGTTCAAAGTTTACAAGGGCAACTTGCAAAGGTTCAAAACTCGGCAAAGTGGTTTCGTGTTCAAAGGACTAAAGTTTTGAAGCTTTTAAATTCTGCCCGCAATTATCCCGTGACCAATTCAACAGGAGTTATCAGCAATGAAGACAGTCGCCTTGCTACTGAGTTTATTAACAATACTCTTGGCTTGCACTCACAAGCGAGTCAATAAAATTGATGAAGTCCGTCGGGTTGAAGTCGTAACAAAATATGAAAAATGTCCTGCCCCTGAAGAACCGGAACTTAAACCGTTACTTGAAGAATTACATATAGGATCAAAGGAAAACATAAACCGCATCATGGAAAATACAGTTGAAAACAAGGCTTATATCAAAGGGCTTAAAAGCACTATCGAGTGCTACGAATTTCAAGCAGGCATAGGTGAGTAATGGATATTCATGATGATTTAGATATCTTTTTTATAGGTCTTGATGCTGTTGAAGTGACTGTTTTCGGGCGGGAAGAACCATTCAAAGCATATAAAGATACCGACATGGATGAAGCCGTATTAGGGCGCGCAATGATCTTTAATCCTGATGAGCCAGTACTAACATGCAAAGAAGTTGACGGAACCGATCTTGAACGGGGCGATTCCGTGATTCTGGAAGGTAAAACCTACGATGTTTTAAGGTTTTTGCCCGACGGTTCCGGACTTGGAAAACTTGAACTCTCTTTGGCTCAGTAAAGAGGCTTTCAATGTCGAATAATCACATAAGGGTAGATGCAAATAAGTTGGATATGATTGCCGCTGATTTTGCTGCAACTGAAAAGCAGATAGATGTTGCTTGCAAAAGAGCCATAGCTAAAACAGCACGCCATTTAAGAGTTGTAGCCCTTCGCAGTGTTTCAAAGCTTACAGGTATAAAACAAAAAGTTCTTAAAAAACGAATTAATGTCTCTGTATGGGGAAAGAAGAAAAAAACAGGAAGTATTTGGTTTGGGCAAATGCCTGTTCCATTGCGTGAGATGAGTCCAAAGCAGGACGGAAGCGGGGTAACAGCTGGTGGAGTTCATAGGAATCACGCCTTTATTGCAAATCGTAAAAGTGATGGGAGAAGTGGTGTTTATAGGCGCGTTCCCAAAAGGCTTTATGTAGAAAAGGTTTTTCATGAAAGCGAAGCTTACGGCAGGATTAGCCGATTGCAACTTGGATTTTCAGATAGCAGTTTTCCGCAATATCCCATTGTTCCTCAGTATGAAAGCATTGATCGGATTATGGAGTATGTCATTCAAGCCGATGTTCTTAAGGCTTTTGAAAATAAATTTTACACATTTTTTGAACGGGAAATTAGATGGGAATCAAAGAAATAAACATAGTTGATGCACACGAAGCAATTGTCCAAAAGCTTAAAGAAGCTTTTCCCAAATGCACAGTTGGTGATTACCGCCGTGAAACTGGAAAGGTTGTTGCCCCTGCACTGGCTCTTGAACTTTCAGAGATTGAACCTAGCGACTCTGACCCCGGCACAGGCCAGCTTGAAATAAATATGCGTTGGGTTGTCTATCCTCTTATACATTTCAGAGTGAAGAATGCAGCCCGTGAAGTTGCCGCCATTGTTTGTGCTTTGGCTAAATTTATTGATGGCAACCGTTTCGGACTTCCGGTTTCAGCGGCAAAGTTTGTTGGTGGATATCCTGAAGATTTTAAACCCGCAAAGGACGGATACGAAGAATGGCGGGTTGAATTTGAGTTTAGCGGCATGCTGGGTGAGTCCGTTTGGACTGGTGAGGGAATAACTCCTGAAACGGTTTTTCTTGGCTACACCCCGTTAATTGGAGCTGAAAACATAGAGGAGTATGAGGATGTCACAGGGCAACCCTTACCAGCTAGCTGAACTTGACCGCCGCTTATCAAATTTGATTCGCATCGGAACCGTTGCCGAAGCTGATTACAGCAAGGCGCGTTTGCGTGTGTCCTTTGGTGAGGCTGTTTCGGATTGGCTTCCGTGGGTTACTTTTCGCGCTGGCGGTGACCACACTTGGTGGGCACCGGAAGTTGACGAACAGGTTCTTGTCTTGGCTCCATCCGGTGAAATTTCCGGTGGCGTTGTTTTGGGTTCTATTTTTTCAACCAGTCATCCGGCCCCGGCGGACCGTCCTACTATTCACCGCACTACTTATGAAGACGGCGCAATAATCGAATATGACCGTTTAAATCATATTTTACACGCTTATATTCCCGGCGATATTAACCGTGAAATTGATCAGGATATAAACGAACAGGTTCACCGTGATATTACCCGAGAAATAGATCGGGATATGAGTTTGCAGATTCATCGT from Desulfovibrio sp. UCD-KL4C includes:
- a CDS encoding phage baseplate assembly protein V; translated protein: MSQGNPYQLAELDRRLSNLIRIGTVAEADYSKARLRVSFGEAVSDWLPWVTFRAGGDHTWWAPEVDEQVLVLAPSGEISGGVVLGSIFSTSHPAPADRPTIHRTTYEDGAIIEYDRLNHILHAYIPGDINREIDQDINEQVHRDITREIDRDMSLQIHRDVFFQVDRDVLHDIGGNFTSTIGGNVSKDVGGDVNHTVGGKVVLDVQGEVVINSATRITLSAPLLVIDGPFVQGNSNHGGGGEIYGEIVQHDGDFISDGISLQHHVHTEKGDVTEEPTGGTE
- a CDS encoding N-acetylmuramoyl-L-alanine amidase yields the protein MNQWHLERGWSGIGYHGVFLNGHRTSRAEYNPAEDGILESGRPLNVVGAHCKGHNSRSVGLCLIGTDSFTNAQMDAAYQKVQELLRHFNLDPDAVYGHYELDDHKTCPNIDMDIFRERLWELRS
- a CDS encoding phage holin family protein, which encodes MNQLFDNITIKACLASCCTAASWLFGGFDKALLALAILYLSDFVLGLFRALQNGSYSSVKFRHGLSKFFVYAVAIIMANMLDITLDESLPSVFAYIREFLVMYLASNEFLSVSVHLAEMDVHVIPRQLTDRIKSFRDEFDPIQNRSRYGTSSGHGSDPLLGFNLGGRGSNQPVASGERVERDRVSRGVPERPPHKPRRI